The following coding sequences lie in one Listeria ivanovii subsp. londoniensis genomic window:
- a CDS encoding DUF6044 family protein has product MRIHDNLDSNITWHKMVLDSGDYTAKVGTANIDQLMADNVPRDSFDSEFVGINWLYILFSTPVAFAMNQLITRLFAFLGLFLWARDYLIKDKKYLVPLYFVSLAFALTPYWPSRMLSTLGMPLAL; this is encoded by the coding sequence GTGAGAATTCATGATAATTTGGATTCCAATATCACATGGCACAAAATGGTTTTGGATAGCGGAGATTACACAGCTAAGGTAGGAACTGCAAACATAGACCAATTGATGGCTGACAACGTTCCGCGAGATTCATTCGATTCGGAATTTGTTGGCATTAACTGGCTTTATATACTTTTTAGTACACCAGTTGCATTTGCAATGAATCAATTAATTACTCGCTTATTTGCTTTTTTAGGATTATTTTTATGGGCAAGAGATTACCTTATCAAGGATAAAAAATACCTAGTCCCACTTTATTTTGTTTCGCTTGCGTTTGCACTAACACCGTACTGGCCATCCAGAATGTTAAGTACACTTGGTATGCCGCTTGCATTATGA
- a CDS encoding SGNH/GDSL hydrolase family protein has product MKKTIQSVGIWGDSIMKGVLFNPEKNRYTLLKNNCIKRASEKLGITFQNHSTMGRTITKGYEILTKDLAKDASHDIAIIEFGGNDCDFNWTEVSENPEAQHIPSTPLDIFETQLHEMIASLKKVDIQPVLMTLPPLHAKRYFNFITRNGLNKENILAFLGGDVQMIYRWQERYSNAIFRIASETSSHIIDIRDSFLAEFHYEDLLCVDGIHPNEAGHIKMSRKFVQYASFFKA; this is encoded by the coding sequence ATGAAAAAGACCATCCAATCAGTTGGGATTTGGGGCGATAGTATTATGAAAGGCGTACTTTTCAATCCTGAAAAAAATCGCTATACGCTACTAAAAAACAATTGTATTAAACGTGCATCCGAAAAATTAGGAATCACTTTCCAAAATCATTCTACAATGGGGCGTACGATTACAAAAGGATATGAAATTTTAACAAAAGATCTAGCCAAAGATGCTAGTCATGATATAGCTATAATTGAATTTGGTGGAAATGACTGTGACTTCAACTGGACAGAAGTTTCTGAAAATCCAGAGGCACAGCATATTCCAAGTACGCCTCTAGATATATTTGAAACGCAATTACATGAAATGATTGCTAGCCTAAAAAAAGTAGATATTCAACCAGTTTTGATGACTTTACCACCGCTTCATGCCAAACGTTATTTTAATTTTATTACGCGAAATGGGTTAAACAAAGAAAATATACTTGCCTTTTTAGGCGGCGATGTACAAATGATTTATCGCTGGCAGGAACGCTATAGTAATGCTATTTTCCGAATTGCCAGTGAAACAAGTAGCCATATTATTGATATTCGCGATAGTTTTCTTGCGGAATTTCATTATGAGGATCTTTTATGTGTAGATGGAATTCACCCTAATGAAGCAGGGCATATCAAAATGTCTCGCAAATTTGTCCAATACGCTAGTTTCTTTAAAGCTTAG
- a CDS encoding GNAT family N-acetyltransferase encodes MTSVDLEDFLSSAITDYAKDKVEAGTWSDQEALAKSKASFDKLLFDGVTTPNEHLYSIFTSQKIGYLWFHTDETTSQKTAFIYDFVIFEEFRGQGFGTKSLEALDILAKEMQINKIELHVFAHNQIAIRLYNKIGFENTDITMAKYL; translated from the coding sequence ATGACTTCCGTAGATTTGGAAGATTTCTTATCGTCCGCTATTACTGATTATGCAAAAGATAAAGTTGAAGCTGGAACTTGGTCTGACCAGGAAGCTTTAGCTAAATCAAAAGCTTCCTTTGACAAATTACTTTTTGACGGAGTAACAACACCAAACGAACATCTTTATAGCATATTCACCTCTCAAAAAATTGGTTATCTTTGGTTTCATACCGACGAAACTACTTCCCAGAAAACTGCTTTTATCTATGATTTCGTTATTTTTGAGGAATTCCGTGGCCAGGGTTTTGGTACTAAAAGTTTAGAGGCTTTAGATATTTTGGCTAAAGAAATGCAGATTAATAAAATCGAACTGCATGTTTTTGCTCATAATCAAATTGCTATCCGTTTATATAACAAAATTGGTTTTGAAAACACGGATATCACAATGGCTAAATATCTTTAA
- a CDS encoding Crp/Fnr family transcriptional regulator encodes MKYIEFYDYVKRDAIIYTYLLSNFSHVFKKIKAWESITVDRDHILLMKKGTLIEESAGKKKGIARCFFQKSFVFPTRHTLELKALETTEICLIPAETVFGKLEKEQILSVFFLQIAEKNEQDLKRQELLGTEASKNKIIATLNFLLENDLTNKKMPVFSDWLHINILAKLANCSVPTTSSVVNELHNQGVLDIKSSPWKLNSRELKIEYFEKEAQ; translated from the coding sequence ATGAAGTATATTGAATTCTATGATTATGTGAAAAGAGATGCAATTATTTATACATATCTTCTCAGTAATTTTTCTCACGTATTTAAAAAGATAAAAGCATGGGAAAGCATTACGGTTGATCGAGATCATATCCTGTTAATGAAAAAAGGCACATTAATTGAAGAAAGTGCGGGCAAAAAAAAAGGAATTGCACGTTGCTTCTTCCAAAAAAGCTTTGTTTTTCCAACTCGCCATACACTTGAGTTGAAAGCATTAGAAACTACGGAAATTTGCCTTATTCCAGCAGAAACAGTCTTCGGGAAATTAGAGAAAGAACAAATATTGTCTGTTTTTTTCTTGCAAATCGCGGAAAAGAACGAACAGGATTTGAAACGTCAAGAGTTACTTGGAACAGAAGCTTCCAAAAATAAAATTATTGCTACACTTAATTTCTTACTAGAAAATGATTTGACTAATAAGAAAATGCCAGTTTTTTCAGATTGGCTTCACATAAATATTCTAGCAAAATTAGCAAACTGTTCAGTCCCTACAACTTCTTCTGTTGTAAATGAACTGCACAATCAAGGTGTATTGGATATCAAATCATCGCCGTGGAAGCTAAATAGCCGAGAGCTGAAAATCGAATATTTCGAAAAAGAAGCTCAGTAA
- a CDS encoding MerR family transcriptional regulator codes for MNIKEAAKITGLTNDTIRYYERIGIIMPIPRQANGLRDFNERSINQLKFAKTMRSAGMGVESLREYVAMIYENDDSTILARKALLTEQAELMQEKIDEMQEAHDYLLYKVENYEGHMREAEKKL; via the coding sequence ATGAATATAAAAGAAGCGGCAAAGATAACAGGCTTAACAAATGATACGATTCGTTATTATGAACGTATCGGAATAATTATGCCAATACCTAGGCAGGCTAACGGGCTACGGGATTTTAATGAGCGAAGTATCAATCAATTGAAGTTTGCTAAAACAATGCGAAGTGCTGGTATGGGTGTCGAAAGTTTAAGAGAATATGTTGCGATGATTTATGAAAATGATGACTCAACTATCTTGGCACGAAAGGCATTACTCACTGAACAAGCAGAGTTAATGCAAGAAAAAATAGATGAAATGCAAGAGGCGCATGATTATTTGCTTTATAAAGTGGAAAATTATGAAGGGCATATGCGAGAGGCAGAAAAAAAGTTATAA